One Candidatus Taylorbacteria bacterium genomic window, GATGATTTCTTTCATATTGTAATAATTATAACATCTCTCAATTAATTTCACCCGCATTTGCGTGGAGCTCGGACATTTCCGCTAGGGCGTCACAGACTCTCGAATGAGCGCCGACGTAGCAAGCAAGAAATAATCTAAAATCTTGAGAAATACAATGTCCGAGGCTGATGTTAGGATACGTCCCCTTTAGATTTGGTCGGAAAATGCTAGAATGACCGCAGGCACGACATCATCATTTGCCAAATTACCCGCCCGAACGACTGATAAGAATCAGATTCGTTCAGTCGGGCGGGGCTCAGTTGGTACCCCTGTCCGCATAATGCCAAAGTAGCTCAGATGGTAGAGCAACCGATTCGTAATCGGTAGGTCGTGAGTTCGATTCTCACCTTTGGCTCCAAAAGGATAAAATTTGAGTCAGATTCAGGATTGAGATGAGGGGGTATTGACGTATTAGATGACATCTGTTATGCTCTAGAAGTCGTCCATAATCCCACCTAGTTTCTCCCGGGTGCGGGTTGTTGTTGGATGACAGGTTGGCGGTCGTGTTTGTTCATGCACTCGGTGCGGTGTTCAATCGGTTCCTCGTACCGAAGAGAGTGGCCGGTCGCCAACCTAACGTTTTCCCCGCTTGTCGAGCGTCGTGCTGGAGTTCGATTGCTCAAGATAGCGGGTGAGGGGAGTGGCGGCGGCTTCGTTTCTGTTTATATCGAAGCCGCCGCCCAACAATTTCCATTTGTTCTTTGTTTTTTCGGTTTTTTTTGCCCATAGTAAGCCGCGCTTTTTCAAAGTAGCGGCTTTTATTTATTCATTTTCCACAGACACCCTATCGAAAAATGAATACACACGTGCTAAACTACACCTATATGGGATCCATTTTTTCTTTTCAGCAAATCTATCTCCTTTTTGGCGCATTCATCTTGCTCATTTATTGGGGCTTTGCGTTTACTATTATTTACCATCTTACCCGTTTTGGGATTGGCGTTCAGCCGAAGAGAATTTCTGCCGTCTACTTTCTGGGAACAGTAATGCTTTTTATCTTTGCCGCGCTCCTCTCAACTACAGTCAATGTCTCCGGACTCTCTTCTCGCCTTTTTGATTCACCACAGAATAACAATATGCTCCAATGAAAATAAAAAATCTGTTCGCACTTTTTTTGGAATCGGCAAATAATTTTGAGGGCAAAGAGAAAGACGAGGAGGTTCTGCTCCTTATCCGCCGGCATCCGTTCTATGTCATTGTTCAAGCTGTGTACATTTTTCTCATGGCGCTTATCCCTTTTGTGATAGGAGTCGAAGCGCAGTCTTTTCTTTTTTCGCACAATTTAGTCGCTCTTTTTTTCTTCCTTCTCGCGCTTTGGTATCTTATTCTCTGGCAGTTGCTTTTTTATAAAATCACAATGTATACTCTCGATGTGTGGATTGTTACCAACCACAGGATTATTGACAGCACGCAACACGGTTTTTTTGACCGAAGAATATCGGAATTGCACCTCGCTCGAGTGCAGGATATTTCTGTTGAAACGGAGGGGATGATTCCGACTTTTTTTCATTTCGGGGATCTCGAAGTTCAAACTGCGGGCACGGAAAGCAAATTCAAGTGTATTAAGATTCCGCATCCCGAAGCGGTAAAAGGTAAAATTATGGAATACGTGTCGCATGCGGCCTCTACCTACTCGTCAACTCCAATTGTTTAATAGGCAGTTTGCAATTTTTTTTCAGTCTAGTATTGTAAGGGCTGGGTTTGTTTTATCCTCGGAGTGTCTCGAGTTTTGCGAAGCGACGTGCTTCGATGTCCTTGTTTCTTAGAGAGTCAACGTTCCAGTGCCTGACAAGGAGACTCGAGCGCTCCGGGGACCAATTTCTAGTCGCGCGCCAACTGACACGGTGCGCGATTTTTCTACATTCTGATACTATATACTTTGTGCCTCTAGCTTCACACACTTTTCATACATGTTAAATGAAAGCCGAAAAATGAACAGCGCAAGCGGTGACGCGCGAATCAAGGAAATCGAAGCGTTGATGATCGATTCGGAATTTTGGTCTGACAAGCAAAAGTCCCAGTCTCTGATTAGGGAACTTCAGGAATTGAAGGAGGGAATGTCAACGGGCGGGACAGGAGGAAAATTTGACCGAGGTGGGGCCGTCATTACCATATTTTCAGGAGCGGGAGGAGACGATGCCGAAGATTTTTCCGCCATTCTTTTTAGAATGTATCGAAAGTATATCGAAAACAAGGGGTGGAA contains:
- a CDS encoding PH domain-containing protein, which gives rise to MKIKNLFALFLESANNFEGKEKDEEVLLLIRRHPFYVIVQAVYIFLMALIPFVIGVEAQSFLFSHNLVALFFFLLALWYLILWQLLFYKITMYTLDVWIVTNHRIIDSTQHGFFDRRISELHLARVQDISVETEGMIPTFFHFGDLEVQTAGTESKFKCIKIPHPEAVKGKIMEYVSHAASTYSSTPIV